Proteins encoded by one window of Betaproteobacteria bacterium:
- a CDS encoding zinc ABC transporter substrate-binding protein: protein MKIILRIALAVALMAALPARSALEVFACEPEWASLVREVAGSRASIYVATTAMQDIHRIQARPSLIARARMADLVVCTGAELEVGWLPMVLSQSGNDKVQLGKPGYLAVASVVPRIEVPASVDRAMGDVHPAGNPHIQWGPRQVQLGANEIAKRLSQLDPAGDAEYKNRLADFTSRWSAATARWAQQGAPLKGVGVIQHHKNFAYLFEFLGMKELGTLEPKPGVEPTSSHLNDLVQRQPSDPARLILRSSYQSPQASEWLAEHTKVPAVMLPATVGGSEGAKDLFGMFDDAIRRMLTALGA, encoded by the coding sequence ATGAAGATCATCTTGCGCATTGCGCTGGCCGTCGCCCTGATGGCGGCATTGCCTGCCCGCTCGGCCCTGGAAGTGTTCGCGTGCGAACCGGAATGGGCCTCGCTCGTACGCGAAGTCGCGGGGAGCCGCGCCAGCATCTACGTCGCCACCACGGCAATGCAGGACATCCACCGGATCCAGGCGAGACCGAGCCTGATTGCGCGGGCCCGCATGGCCGATCTCGTCGTCTGCACTGGCGCGGAGCTGGAGGTGGGCTGGTTGCCGATGGTGCTGAGCCAGTCGGGCAACGACAAGGTGCAGCTGGGCAAGCCGGGATACCTCGCCGTCGCGAGCGTCGTGCCACGCATCGAAGTGCCGGCGTCCGTCGACCGCGCGATGGGGGACGTGCATCCGGCGGGCAATCCACACATCCAGTGGGGGCCGCGGCAGGTGCAGCTCGGCGCCAACGAGATCGCGAAGCGCCTGTCGCAGCTCGACCCGGCGGGCGATGCGGAATACAAGAACCGGCTGGCGGATTTCACCTCGCGCTGGAGCGCCGCCACGGCGCGCTGGGCGCAGCAGGGGGCTCCCCTGAAAGGGGTCGGCGTGATCCAGCACCACAAGAATTTCGCCTATCTGTTCGAGTTCCTGGGCATGAAGGAACTGGGAACCCTGGAACCCAAGCCCGGCGTGGAACCGACGTCGTCGCATCTCAACGATCTCGTCCAGCGGCAGCCGTCGGACCCGGCACGACTCATCCTGCGCTCGTCCTATCAGTCGCCCCAGGCGTCCGAATGGCTCGCCGAACACACGAAAGTGCCCGCCGTCATGCTGCCCGCCACCGTCGGCGGTTCCGAGGGCGCGAAGGACCTCTTCGGCATGTTCGACGACGCCATCCGCCGGATGCTGACCGCTCTGGGCGCCTGA
- a CDS encoding ABC-F family ATP-binding cassette domain-containing protein has protein sequence MGPVTLSVEPGEVVALWGPNGSGKSTLLNAVGGSARVFSGTVRRRPGLRVAHQHQNPLPVRSVPLSGRELLSLTNADVSTLPEQTRPLLSRRLSELSGGQLQFLQVWASFASPAQLVLLDEPTNNVDPAGVGLLETALKARDRARGFVLVSHDRRFVESVATRIVELAPR, from the coding sequence ATGGGGCCCGTGACGCTGTCCGTCGAGCCGGGCGAAGTCGTCGCGCTCTGGGGTCCGAACGGATCCGGCAAGAGCACGCTCCTCAACGCTGTCGGAGGCAGCGCGCGGGTGTTCTCCGGTACTGTTCGCCGCCGCCCCGGTCTGCGCGTGGCGCACCAGCACCAGAACCCGCTCCCCGTTCGCAGTGTGCCTCTGTCGGGCCGGGAACTGCTGTCGCTCACCAATGCGGATGTGTCGACGCTTCCGGAGCAGACGCGACCGCTCCTTTCGCGGCGGCTTTCGGAACTCTCGGGCGGCCAGCTGCAGTTCCTGCAGGTCTGGGCGAGCTTCGCCTCGCCGGCCCAGCTCGTCCTGCTCGACGAACCGACGAACAACGTGGACCCGGCGGGCGTCGGGCTGCTGGAGACCGCGCTCAAGGCGCGCGATCGGGCGCGCGGCTTCGTGCTCGTGAGCCACGACCGCCGGTTCGTCGAATCGGTCGCCACGCGCATCGTGGAGCTGGCACCGCGATGA
- a CDS encoding metal ABC transporter permease has translation MSFLTIHEPLFLVPFLTGLFLSVVLPLLGMYLRLREEWLASLAFAQLAAAGSLAAAISGLPVLLGSFSAAGFAAATKSWLSRSGNNGYALLMVGAWGASILMLSNAPFADHLGHALFDGQLYFTGTEHLWSVAGFSVVALALLRWLSRKLLLERMFPDFFRASGLSPQRYHLVFDLLVAAGISLATASIGVMAAFSLVFIPSMIAWTWGRSWKRALAISLVTGMTSYVTAFELALHLDQPFGPVLVLSMVAVAGLSWAVGALLRR, from the coding sequence ATGAGCTTTCTCACGATCCACGAGCCGCTCTTCCTCGTTCCTTTCCTGACCGGGCTCTTCCTGTCCGTCGTGCTCCCGCTGCTGGGCATGTATCTGCGGCTGCGCGAGGAATGGCTGGCATCGCTGGCGTTCGCGCAGCTCGCCGCAGCGGGTTCGCTGGCCGCGGCGATTTCCGGGCTGCCGGTGCTCCTGGGCAGCTTCAGCGCGGCCGGCTTCGCCGCGGCGACCAAGTCGTGGCTTTCGCGCTCGGGCAACAACGGCTATGCGTTGCTGATGGTGGGCGCCTGGGGAGCCTCGATCCTGATGCTGTCGAACGCCCCTTTCGCCGATCACCTGGGTCACGCGCTGTTCGACGGCCAGCTCTACTTCACCGGCACCGAGCACCTCTGGAGCGTCGCGGGCTTTTCCGTCGTGGCGCTGGCACTGCTGCGGTGGCTTTCCCGCAAGCTGCTGCTGGAACGCATGTTTCCCGATTTCTTCCGGGCGAGCGGGCTTTCGCCGCAGCGCTACCACCTGGTGTTCGATCTCCTGGTGGCCGCCGGCATCTCGCTGGCCACCGCCAGCATCGGCGTGATGGCCGCGTTCAGCCTGGTGTTCATCCCTTCGATGATCGCCTGGACCTGGGGGCGGAGCTGGAAACGCGCCCTGGCGATCTCCCTCGTCACGGGCATGACGAGCTACGTCACCGCCTTCGAGCTGGCCTTGCACCTGGACCAGCCGTTCGGCCCGGTCCTGGTGCTCAGCATGGTCGCCGTCGCCGGTCTCTCCTGGGCCGTGGGCGCCCTCCTGCGCCGGTAG
- a CDS encoding MaoC family dehydratase N-terminal domain-containing protein: MLAVCRPKTFPMDLDALKQWIGRTEDRQDTVTAAPVAMMSATLDRDDPQPRPGTPLPALWHWLYFTPQARHSEIGPDGHAKRGGFLPPVELPRRMWAGGRLEFRRPLAIGDEVKRTSTIASVEGKQGRSGTLVFVGVHHDYRVGNELVIHEEHDIVYRDNPQPGQSAPPAQPAPAGEAFSREIAPDPVLLFRYSALTFNGHRIHYDRTYVTEVEGYPGLIVHGPLIATLLVDLLRRQAPERAVRKFSFRAVRPVFDIHRFTVCGRIEDGHRAALWTRDHEGHLTMDATAELD; encoded by the coding sequence ATGCTTGCGGTTTGCCGACCCAAGACATTTCCCATGGATCTCGATGCTCTCAAACAGTGGATCGGCCGCACCGAAGACCGGCAGGACACGGTGACGGCCGCGCCCGTCGCGATGATGTCGGCCACGCTCGACCGGGATGACCCGCAGCCCCGCCCGGGGACGCCGTTGCCCGCGCTGTGGCACTGGCTCTACTTCACCCCCCAGGCCCGCCACAGCGAGATCGGTCCCGACGGTCACGCGAAGCGGGGCGGATTCCTGCCGCCGGTGGAACTGCCCCGGCGGATGTGGGCGGGCGGCCGGCTGGAGTTCCGCCGCCCGCTCGCCATCGGCGACGAAGTCAAGCGGACATCGACCATCGCGTCCGTGGAAGGCAAGCAGGGACGCAGCGGCACGCTGGTCTTCGTGGGCGTGCACCACGATTACCGCGTCGGCAACGAACTGGTGATCCACGAAGAGCACGACATCGTCTATCGCGACAACCCCCAGCCCGGACAGTCCGCTCCGCCCGCCCAGCCCGCGCCCGCCGGCGAAGCCTTCTCACGCGAGATCGCGCCCGATCCGGTGCTGCTCTTCCGGTACTCCGCCCTGACCTTCAACGGCCATCGCATCCACTACGACCGCACGTATGTCACGGAGGTGGAAGGCTATCCCGGACTCATCGTGCACGGGCCGCTCATCGCGACGCTGCTCGTGGATCTGCTGCGGCGCCAGGCGCCGGAGCGGGCGGTTCGAAAATTCTCCTTCCGCGCGGTGCGGCCCGTCTTCGACATCCACCGCTTCACGGTGTGCGGGCGGATCGAGGACGGCCACCGTGCTGCGCTGTGGACACGCGACCACGAAGGCCATCTGACCATGGACGCCACCGCCGAGCTGGACTGA
- a CDS encoding acyl-CoA/acyl-ACP dehydrogenase: MPKYQDIRDTVRDLCAQFPTKYFRRIDEQRAYPEEFVNALTGAGWLAALIPQEYGGSGLGLAEASVIMEEINRCGGNAGACHGQMYNMGTLLRHGSDEQKQRYLPKIASGELRLQSMGVTEPTTGTDTTKLKTTAVRKDDRYVVNGQKVWISRVQHSDLMILLARTTPLAEVKKKSEGMSIFIVDLREAIGRGLTVRPIPNMVNHETNELFFEDLEIPAENLIGTEGQGFKYILDGLNAERTLIAAECIGDGYWFVDKVSKYVSERVVFGRPIGQNQGVQFPIAEAYIEVEAANLMRWKACELFDAHQPCGAEANMAKYLAAKASWEAANACLQFHGGFGFACEYDVERKFRETRLYQVAPISTNLILSYVAEHLLGMPRSF, encoded by the coding sequence ATGCCGAAATATCAGGACATCCGCGACACCGTTCGCGATCTTTGCGCACAGTTTCCGACAAAATACTTCCGCAGGATCGACGAACAGCGCGCCTATCCGGAAGAATTCGTGAACGCCCTGACGGGCGCGGGCTGGCTTGCGGCGCTCATCCCGCAAGAGTATGGCGGGTCCGGGCTGGGGCTGGCGGAGGCCTCGGTCATCATGGAAGAAATCAACCGCTGCGGCGGCAATGCGGGCGCCTGCCACGGTCAGATGTACAACATGGGCACGCTGCTGCGGCACGGTTCGGACGAGCAGAAGCAACGCTACCTGCCGAAGATCGCGAGCGGCGAACTGCGGCTTCAATCCATGGGTGTGACCGAACCCACCACAGGCACGGACACCACGAAGCTCAAGACGACCGCCGTTCGCAAGGACGACCGCTACGTGGTGAACGGGCAGAAGGTGTGGATCTCTCGCGTGCAGCACTCCGATCTCATGATCCTGCTCGCGCGCACGACGCCGCTTGCCGAGGTGAAGAAGAAGTCGGAGGGCATGTCGATCTTCATCGTCGATCTGCGCGAGGCGATCGGCCGCGGCCTCACCGTGCGGCCGATCCCGAACATGGTGAACCACGAGACCAACGAACTGTTCTTCGAGGACCTGGAGATCCCCGCCGAGAACCTCATCGGCACGGAAGGCCAGGGCTTCAAGTACATCCTCGACGGGCTCAACGCCGAGCGGACGCTGATCGCGGCGGAGTGCATCGGCGACGGCTACTGGTTCGTCGACAAGGTGTCGAAGTACGTATCCGAGCGGGTGGTGTTCGGCCGCCCCATCGGGCAGAACCAGGGCGTGCAGTTTCCCATTGCGGAAGCGTACATCGAGGTGGAGGCGGCCAATCTCATGCGCTGGAAGGCGTGCGAGCTGTTCGACGCGCACCAGCCCTGCGGCGCCGAGGCCAACATGGCGAAATACCTCGCGGCCAAGGCGTCCTGGGAAGCCGCCAACGCCTGCCTGCAGTTTCACGGCGGTTTCGGTTTCGCGTGCGAGTACGACGTGGAACGGAAATTCCGCGAGACCCGCCTGTACCAGGTGGCCCCCATCTCCACCAATCTCATCCTGTCCTACGTGGCCGAACACCTGCTGGGCATGCCGCGATCTTTCTGA
- a CDS encoding FAD-dependent monooxygenase: MHQPSTEPRRSLYYRYRVFPAFQPSSTLQRQGERRKVVIVGAGPIGLAAALDLARFGVPCVVLESERQVCDGSRAIVFTRRSLEILQQVGVAERICEKGLPWRFGNSFYRGERVFRLEAPYDEDDRFFPMINLQQQYVEDYLVGAISREPRIELRWGNRVTGLAQNDAGVGLDVDTPAGPYRMDADWVIAADGARSTVRQLLGLKMEGDAYEGRFVIADIRIDIDLPTERLAFFDPSWNPGNTVLMHRQPGDLWRIDYQLPPGEEPEQALAPESLRARIAAQLDMIGMGHLPWELDWSSVYSARAMTLPQYVHGRVAFTGDSAHLLPIFGVRGANTGWQDSNNLAWKLACVVNGWSSPSLLETYSRERVTAAREIIDEAGKSTRFMTPPTRGFRLLRDATLSLSLQHAFVRPLFHWRTSRPHEYLDSALNAGDDDDGLFRAGPVKGAAVPNIRLGQHRHLLDRFGPAFQFLHFTEGGEVPAAIRNTIASLRTIGMPLQVIAIGNQGEGSVYGADVTVTDASGHAWQKYGVESAGAAYLVRPDQHVCARWLAPTPARLAAAFHRALAHDTAAVPAP, encoded by the coding sequence ATGCATCAGCCGAGCACCGAACCCAGACGCTCCCTGTATTACCGGTACCGGGTCTTCCCCGCGTTCCAGCCTTCATCGACCCTGCAACGCCAGGGTGAGCGGCGCAAGGTCGTCATCGTCGGGGCGGGTCCCATCGGCCTCGCCGCTGCGCTGGATCTCGCCCGCTTCGGGGTTCCCTGCGTCGTCCTCGAATCCGAGCGGCAGGTCTGCGACGGCAGCCGTGCCATCGTGTTCACCCGCCGTTCGCTCGAGATCCTGCAGCAGGTCGGCGTGGCCGAGCGCATCTGCGAAAAGGGTCTGCCCTGGCGGTTCGGCAATTCGTTCTACCGCGGCGAGCGTGTCTTCCGCCTCGAGGCGCCCTACGACGAGGACGACCGTTTCTTTCCGATGATCAACCTCCAGCAGCAGTACGTGGAGGACTATCTCGTCGGCGCGATCTCGCGCGAACCGCGTATCGAACTGCGTTGGGGAAACCGCGTGACCGGCCTTGCGCAGAACGACGCGGGGGTCGGCCTGGACGTGGACACGCCCGCAGGACCGTACCGGATGGATGCCGACTGGGTCATCGCGGCGGACGGCGCGCGCTCCACCGTCCGCCAGTTGCTGGGACTCAAGATGGAAGGCGATGCCTACGAGGGCCGGTTCGTCATCGCCGACATCCGCATCGACATCGATCTGCCCACCGAACGGCTGGCCTTCTTCGATCCGTCGTGGAATCCGGGCAACACGGTGCTCATGCATCGCCAGCCCGGTGACCTGTGGCGCATCGACTACCAGTTGCCTCCGGGCGAGGAGCCGGAACAGGCGCTCGCGCCCGAATCATTGCGCGCCCGCATCGCCGCGCAGCTGGACATGATCGGCATGGGGCATCTGCCGTGGGAACTCGACTGGTCTTCCGTCTATTCCGCCCGTGCGATGACCCTGCCGCAGTACGTGCACGGACGCGTCGCATTCACCGGAGACTCGGCCCATCTGCTGCCCATCTTCGGCGTGCGGGGTGCCAACACGGGCTGGCAGGACAGCAACAATCTCGCGTGGAAACTCGCGTGCGTGGTGAACGGCTGGTCTTCGCCCTCGCTGCTGGAGACCTATTCCCGGGAGCGCGTCACGGCCGCCCGCGAGATCATCGACGAGGCAGGCAAGAGCACCCGGTTCATGACGCCGCCGACCCGCGGATTCCGGCTGCTGCGGGACGCCACGCTTTCGCTTTCGCTGCAGCACGCGTTCGTGCGGCCGCTGTTCCATTGGCGCACGTCCCGCCCGCACGAGTATCTCGATTCCGCACTCAACGCCGGAGATGACGACGACGGACTGTTCCGCGCCGGACCGGTGAAAGGCGCGGCCGTGCCCAATATCCGGCTCGGCCAGCATCGGCACCTGCTGGATCGCTTCGGCCCCGCATTCCAGTTTCTTCACTTCACGGAGGGCGGCGAGGTGCCGGCAGCGATACGGAACACCATCGCGTCGCTCAGAACGATCGGAATGCCGCTGCAGGTCATCGCGATCGGCAATCAGGGCGAAGGGTCGGTGTACGGCGCAGACGTGACCGTCACCGACGCATCGGGACATGCGTGGCAGAAGTACGGCGTCGAGAGCGCGGGTGCGGCGTATCTCGTCCGGCCCGATCAGCACGTGTGCGCCCGCTGGCTCGCGCCAACACCTGCGCGGCTTGCGGCGGCATTCCACCGCGCGCTCGCTCACGACACCGCGGCGGTGCCTGCACCATGA
- a CDS encoding DUF2783 domain-containing protein, which yields MNQSDLERLYDVLAQAIDEAGADKSELFLTKLALLLADALDDADKACQLVRSALDDL from the coding sequence ATGAACCAGAGCGACCTCGAACGTCTCTACGACGTCCTTGCACAAGCCATCGACGAGGCCGGCGCGGACAAGTCGGAACTCTTCCTGACCAAGCTCGCCCTGCTGTTGGCCGATGCGCTGGACGACGCGGACAAGGCCTGCCAGCTCGTTCGCAGCGCGCTGGACGATCTCTGA
- a CDS encoding YdcF family protein, which yields MNPMFWLNKFIAALILPPLGPLLLSFLGLALMRRTKKLGKLMAYAGLWILLLLSVPVVSGVLSWAIAEGEPLVADRGRDAQAIVLLGGGIIKRAPEYGGDWLAPLSLERAHYGAFLAKQRRLPILVAGGVVREGRPEADVISDVLDRDFGVPVKWRETQSRNTHENALNAARILHPLGIRRVLLVTHGVDMRRARREMTAAGFEVTPAPTFVPDLAIESVWDFVPNMSAYRGSSLAIYEMLGNLKATIDGLP from the coding sequence GTGAATCCCATGTTCTGGCTCAATAAATTCATCGCTGCCCTGATCCTGCCTCCGCTCGGGCCGCTGCTGCTTTCCTTTCTGGGGCTGGCGCTCATGCGGCGGACGAAGAAACTGGGAAAGCTCATGGCGTATGCAGGGCTGTGGATCCTGCTGCTCCTCTCGGTTCCCGTCGTCTCCGGCGTACTGTCGTGGGCCATTGCGGAGGGAGAACCGCTCGTTGCGGACCGGGGCCGCGATGCGCAAGCCATCGTCCTGCTCGGCGGCGGGATCATCAAGCGTGCGCCGGAGTACGGCGGAGACTGGCTGGCCCCGCTGAGTCTGGAACGCGCCCACTACGGGGCCTTTCTCGCGAAACAGCGCAGACTGCCGATCCTCGTGGCTGGCGGAGTGGTACGGGAAGGAAGACCGGAGGCCGACGTGATTTCCGACGTCTTGGACCGCGACTTCGGCGTGCCGGTGAAATGGCGTGAAACGCAGTCCCGGAACACGCACGAGAACGCCCTCAACGCCGCGCGCATCCTGCACCCGCTGGGCATCCGCCGCGTGCTGCTGGTGACTCACGGTGTCGACATGCGGCGGGCGCGCCGCGAAATGACGGCCGCGGGTTTCGAGGTCACTCCCGCGCCGACCTTCGTGCCGGATCTCGCGATCGAATCGGTGTGGGACTTCGTGCCCAACATGTCCGCCTATCGCGGAAGCTCGCTCGCGATCTACGAGATGCTGGGCAACCTCAAGGCAACGATCGACGGTCTGCCCTGA
- a CDS encoding beta-ketoacyl-[acyl-carrier-protein] synthase family protein produces MDNVAITGRGVISSIGHDLQTFNAGLLAGKVVAGPAPWKTGHENIWMSLIENFDALDWMEDRVMRNSARFAHYAIAAAVQAVKDSGIETFDPIRTAVIVGSALGGVDWHAENQALLDDEGPEAISSKFMANSLLNMPAAHIALRFGLHGPQLSIATACASSHDAMGLAARMIESGEIDVAIAGGTDCPVSPLVFFGARNNKMFTPQPDPYKTCRPFNVERFGVMLGEGAGMFVLERADRARRRGATIHGRLRGYATLADGYHPSSPEPEGRWEQRVMEMAIADARLPGGVDDVDAVVAHGTGTPVGDIAELSALNRIFGNRTEPLRVMSPKGNFGHPHGPAGALGLLAGMLGMSEGAVLPTAGTHDKRELMPEVGRVARGDQGTRTGRDRRAAGQRVRIRRAECVAGGEPGVGGGCGPRDVSAAGPGRTILAEREGPDRRTVFRRLLSICTLAAGPLPLQGEGQDEDGGDGVWHSAGSLSGNPPPPPLLHSTPKSLRLSGGPGLKGRRVSCASRLSECPPPPPLLHSTPKSLRLSGGPGLKGRRASPTFAPLQIRAVLSVAAGPFPFRGKDRMGVGLPGSRHRAHRPPWCQNVSRSTACRPSRESHVLAQ; encoded by the coding sequence TTGGACAACGTTGCCATCACCGGCAGGGGCGTGATCTCGTCCATCGGACACGATCTGCAGACGTTCAATGCCGGTCTGCTTGCCGGGAAAGTGGTCGCCGGTCCTGCGCCCTGGAAGACGGGACACGAGAACATCTGGATGTCGCTGATCGAGAATTTCGATGCGCTCGACTGGATGGAGGACCGCGTGATGCGCAACTCCGCCCGGTTCGCACACTATGCGATCGCAGCGGCAGTCCAGGCGGTGAAGGACTCCGGCATCGAGACGTTCGATCCGATCCGCACGGCAGTGATTGTCGGCAGCGCGCTGGGTGGCGTGGACTGGCATGCCGAGAACCAGGCTCTGCTGGATGACGAAGGGCCGGAGGCCATCTCCTCCAAGTTCATGGCCAATTCGCTCCTCAACATGCCGGCCGCCCACATCGCGTTGCGCTTCGGGCTGCACGGTCCGCAACTCTCCATCGCCACCGCGTGCGCGTCGTCGCACGACGCGATGGGACTCGCGGCGCGGATGATCGAATCGGGCGAGATCGACGTCGCGATCGCAGGGGGCACGGACTGCCCGGTGAGTCCGCTCGTCTTCTTCGGCGCCCGCAACAACAAGATGTTCACGCCACAGCCGGACCCGTACAAGACGTGCCGGCCCTTCAACGTGGAGCGCTTCGGCGTCATGCTGGGCGAGGGTGCCGGCATGTTCGTCCTCGAACGGGCGGACAGGGCGCGCAGGCGCGGCGCGACGATTCACGGCCGTTTGCGCGGCTATGCCACGCTGGCGGACGGTTATCACCCGTCCTCGCCCGAACCCGAGGGACGGTGGGAACAGCGCGTGATGGAGATGGCCATCGCCGACGCCAGGTTGCCGGGCGGAGTGGACGACGTGGATGCCGTGGTGGCGCATGGAACGGGCACGCCCGTCGGAGACATCGCGGAACTGTCGGCCCTGAACCGTATTTTCGGAAACCGCACCGAACCGTTGCGCGTGATGTCACCCAAGGGCAATTTCGGCCACCCCCACGGTCCGGCGGGTGCCCTGGGTCTTCTGGCCGGCATGCTGGGCATGAGCGAGGGTGCGGTGCTGCCCACGGCCGGTACTCACGACAAGCGCGAATTGATGCCCGAGGTCGGCAGGGTTGCACGCGGTGATCAAGGAACCCGCACCGGGCGCGATCGACGTGCTGCAGGTCAACGCGTTCGGATTCGGCGGGCAGAATGCGTCGCTGGTGGTGAGCCGGGAGTAGGGGGCGGCTGTGGCCCTCGGGATGTCTCTGCGGCAGGTCCCGGACGCACGATCCTCGCCGAGCGGGAGGGTCCGGACCGCCGGACAGTGTTCCGGCGGCTGCTATCGATCTGCACTCTCGCAGCCGGTCCCCTTCCCCTTCAAGGAGAAGGACAGGATGAGGATGGGGGCGACGGGGTTTGGCACTCAGCGGGCAGTTTGAGTGGGAACCCACCCCCACCTCCGCTCCTCCACTCCACCCCGAAAAGTCTCCGACTTTCCGGGGGCCCCGGCCTGAAGGGGAGGAGAGTTTCGTGCGCTTCGCGCCTCTCGGAATGCCCACCCCCACCTCCGCTCCTCCACTCCACCCCGAAAAGTCTCCGACTTTCCGGGGGCCCCGGCCTGAAGGGGAGGAGAGCTTCACCCACCTTCGCGCCTCTCCAGATCCGCGCGGTCTTGTCGGTGGCAGCAGGTCCCTTCCCCTTCAGGGGGAAGGACAGGATGGGGGTGGGCCTGCCCGGTTCGCGCCATCGCGCGCATCGACCACCCTGGTGCCAGAATGTATCGCGCTCCACCGCATGCCGCCCCTCGCGTGAATCCCATGTTCTGGCTCAATAA
- a CDS encoding tryptophan--tRNA ligase — protein sequence MFVDRVLSGMRPTGSLHLGHYHGVLKNWVKLQHEHECYFFVADWHALTTHYDSPEVIEQNVWDMVIDWLAAGVDPSQATLFIQSYLPEHAELHLLLSMITPLGWLERVPTYKDQQEKLTDKDLSTYGFLGYPLLQSADILVYRANLVPVGEDQVPHIEFTREIARRFNHIYGREPGFEEKAEAAIKKLGGKRGKLYVELRTRFQEQGDQEALEAARALIEEAQNLSMGDRERLFGYVEGGGKMILSEPRALLTEASRMPGLDGQKMSKSYNNTISLREETDSVVKKIRTMPTDPARVRRTDPGDPEKCPVWQLHQVYSNDATKQWVQQGCRSAGIGCLDCKQPVIDGVLEEQKPMRERAQPFMEDPTLVRTIIADGVEKARELAQETMRDVREAMGLKYGP from the coding sequence ATGTTTGTTGATCGCGTTCTCTCCGGCATGCGTCCCACCGGATCGCTTCATCTGGGCCACTATCACGGCGTACTCAAGAACTGGGTGAAGCTGCAGCACGAGCACGAGTGCTACTTCTTCGTGGCCGACTGGCACGCGCTCACCACGCACTACGACTCGCCCGAGGTCATCGAGCAGAACGTGTGGGACATGGTCATCGACTGGCTCGCCGCTGGGGTCGATCCGTCGCAGGCGACGCTGTTCATCCAGTCGTATCTTCCCGAGCACGCGGAACTGCACCTGTTGCTGTCCATGATCACGCCGCTGGGCTGGCTCGAGCGTGTGCCTACCTACAAGGACCAGCAGGAGAAGCTCACCGACAAGGATCTCTCGACGTACGGCTTCCTCGGTTACCCGCTGCTGCAGAGCGCGGACATCCTCGTGTACCGCGCCAATCTCGTTCCGGTGGGGGAGGACCAGGTACCGCACATCGAATTCACCCGCGAGATCGCCCGCCGCTTCAATCACATCTACGGGCGTGAACCGGGCTTCGAGGAAAAGGCGGAAGCCGCGATCAAGAAGCTGGGCGGCAAGCGCGGCAAGCTGTACGTGGAACTGCGCACCCGATTCCAGGAACAGGGCGACCAGGAAGCACTGGAGGCCGCGCGGGCGCTGATCGAAGAAGCGCAGAACCTGTCCATGGGGGACCGCGAGCGGCTCTTCGGCTACGTCGAAGGCGGTGGCAAGATGATCCTCTCCGAGCCCCGCGCCCTGCTGACCGAGGCCTCCCGCATGCCGGGGCTCGACGGCCAGAAGATGTCGAAGTCGTACAACAACACGATCTCCCTGCGGGAGGAGACCGACAGCGTGGTGAAGAAGATCCGCACCATGCCCACCGATCCCGCCCGCGTGCGCCGCACCGACCCCGGCGACCCCGAGAAGTGTCCCGTCTGGCAACTGCATCAGGTCTATTCGAACGACGCCACGAAGCAGTGGGTGCAGCAGGGCTGCCGCAGCGCGGGCATCGGCTGTCTCGACTGCAAGCAACCGGTGATCGACGGCGTGCTCGAGGAGCAGAAGCCCATGCGCGAACGGGCGCAGCCTTTCATGGAAGATCCGACGCTCGTGCGCACCATCATCGCCGACGGCGTGGAGAAGGCGCGCGAACTCGCGCAGGAAACGATGCGCGACGTGAGGGAGGCGATGGGCCTCAAGTACGGGCCTTGA
- a CDS encoding threonylcarbamoyl-AMP synthase yields MAQLFAIHPVNPQQRLVDRAAEMIRGGAVIAYPTDSCYALGCHLGDKAAVERIRAIRQFDETHHLTLVCSDLSQIAQYARVDNRQYRLLKSATPGSYTFILQATREVPRRLQHAKRSTIGLRVPDHPVAQALLAALAEPLLSATLILPEDSLPLNDAQEIRNRLEKRLDLVIDSGPCGLDPTTVVDLTGEVPALVRRGRGDPGIFGLDGEDSP; encoded by the coding sequence ATGGCCCAGCTGTTCGCCATACATCCCGTGAATCCGCAGCAGCGGTTGGTCGACCGTGCGGCGGAGATGATTCGCGGCGGTGCGGTCATCGCGTATCCCACGGACTCCTGCTATGCGCTGGGCTGTCATCTTGGCGACAAGGCGGCGGTGGAGCGCATCCGCGCGATCCGGCAGTTCGACGAGACCCACCATCTGACGCTCGTGTGCAGCGATCTGAGCCAGATCGCCCAGTACGCGCGCGTCGACAACCGGCAATACCGGCTGCTCAAGTCGGCCACCCCCGGCAGCTACACGTTCATCCTGCAGGCCACGCGGGAAGTCCCGAGGCGCCTGCAGCACGCGAAGCGTTCGACCATCGGCCTGCGCGTTCCCGATCATCCCGTGGCGCAGGCGCTGCTCGCCGCCCTCGCCGAGCCGCTGCTGTCGGCCACGCTCATCCTTCCCGAGGACTCCCTGCCCCTCAACGACGCGCAGGAAATTCGCAACCGCCTGGAAAAGCGGCTGGATCTCGTCATCGACTCCGGGCCGTGCGGCCTCGATCCGACGACCGTGGTGGACCTCACCGGCGAGGTGCCGGCGCTGGTCCGGCGCGGACGTGGCGACCCGGGAATCTTCGGGCTGGACGGGGAGGATTCTCCCTGA